A window of the Pseudomonas furukawaii genome harbors these coding sequences:
- a CDS encoding lytic murein transglycosylase, whose product MFDAPAPGLIIRSLAVASAFTVLSSCADAPAPKPATAPLPQASQPASKPVATSPQATPSVAMPAVSFDAWRDGFRREALAQGIEPALFDRAFAGITPDASVIAADRSQPEFTRPVWEYLEGAISPYRVRKGQALMTQNAATLSAIEQRFGVDREPLVAIWGMESSFGQFMGDKSVIRSLATLAYEGRRPAFAHAQLLAALQILQHGDIQPGNMLGSWAGAMGQTQFIPTTYNSHAVDFDGDGRRDIWNSTADALASAAHYLQASGWRKGQPAAVQVQLPPGFDYAHADADIRKPVSQWQAMGVRLDPQGSGLSGESASLLLPAGHRGPAFLVLDNFRAILKYNNSSSYALAVSLLGQRFDGGGQILGNWPKDERPLSRSERVELQESLAAAGYDPGAADGIIGANTRKAIRGYQQRLGWPADGYPTQNLLKKLRAGR is encoded by the coding sequence ATGTTCGATGCCCCAGCCCCCGGCCTGATTATCCGAAGCCTGGCCGTGGCCTCCGCCTTCACCGTACTGTCCTCCTGCGCCGACGCCCCCGCCCCGAAACCCGCGACGGCACCGCTCCCCCAGGCCAGCCAGCCAGCTTCCAAGCCCGTCGCGACCAGCCCACAGGCCACCCCTTCCGTGGCCATGCCCGCCGTCAGCTTCGACGCCTGGCGTGATGGTTTCCGCCGTGAAGCGCTGGCCCAGGGCATCGAACCGGCACTCTTCGACCGCGCCTTCGCCGGCATCACGCCGGACGCCAGCGTCATCGCCGCCGACCGCAGCCAACCGGAATTCACCCGGCCCGTCTGGGAGTACCTGGAAGGCGCCATTTCCCCTTACCGGGTGCGCAAGGGCCAGGCCCTGATGACGCAGAACGCCGCCACGCTGAGCGCCATCGAGCAACGCTTCGGTGTCGACCGCGAACCCCTGGTCGCCATCTGGGGCATGGAGAGCAGCTTCGGTCAGTTCATGGGCGACAAGTCGGTGATCCGCTCCCTGGCCACCCTGGCCTACGAAGGACGTCGTCCCGCCTTCGCCCATGCCCAGTTGCTGGCCGCCCTGCAAATCCTCCAGCACGGTGACATCCAGCCGGGCAACATGCTCGGCTCCTGGGCCGGCGCCATGGGTCAGACCCAGTTCATCCCCACCACCTACAACAGCCACGCCGTGGACTTCGACGGCGATGGCCGCCGGGATATCTGGAATTCCACCGCCGACGCCCTGGCCTCGGCCGCCCATTACCTGCAAGCCTCCGGCTGGCGCAAAGGCCAGCCGGCCGCCGTGCAGGTGCAACTGCCACCCGGCTTCGACTACGCCCATGCGGATGCCGATATCCGCAAGCCCGTTTCCCAGTGGCAGGCCATGGGCGTCCGACTGGACCCGCAAGGCAGCGGCCTCTCCGGCGAAAGCGCCTCGTTGCTGCTGCCCGCCGGCCATCGCGGCCCGGCCTTCCTGGTCCTGGACAACTTCCGCGCCATCCTCAAGTACAACAACTCCTCGTCCTACGCCCTGGCGGTGAGCCTGCTGGGCCAGCGCTTCGACGGGGGCGGCCAGATCCTCGGGAACTGGCCGAAGGACGAGCGACCGCTGAGCCGCAGCGAACGGGTGGAACTGCAGGAGTCCCTGGCTGCCGCCGGCTACGACCCGGGGGCGGCCGACGGCATCATCGGCGCCAACACCCGCAAGGCCATTCGTGGCTATCAGCAACGACTGGGTTGGCCTGCGGACGGTTACCCGACCCAGAACCTGCTCAAGAAGTTGCGCGCCGGGCGCTGA
- the arfA gene encoding alternative ribosome rescue factor ArfA — protein sequence MAKKRKQGAPNRAKSLVAQPLFRCRREKPQKGKGSYRREASQNWEASSFQGPENSRSTAAALVLQSGERAA from the coding sequence ATGGCCAAGAAGCGCAAGCAAGGCGCGCCCAATCGCGCAAAATCCCTGGTAGCCCAGCCACTCTTCCGCTGCCGCCGGGAGAAACCACAGAAAGGCAAAGGCAGCTACCGCCGCGAAGCCTCCCAGAATTGGGAGGCTTCGTCGTTTCAGGGGCCGGAAAACAGCCGATCCACCGCCGCCGCCCTCGTTCTCCAATCCGGCGAAAGGGCCGCCTGA
- the holA gene encoding DNA polymerase III subunit delta — protein MKLNPAQLGKHLQGSLAPVYVVSGDEPLLCQEACDAIRAATRARDFSERQVFNAEANFDWGQLLEAGASLSLFAEKRLLEVRLPSGKPGDKGAAALMEYLARPPEDTVLLLTLPKLDGSTQKTKWAKALIDGADAQFIQIWPIEAHNLPQWIRQRLSQAGLAANQEAVDLIAARVEGNLLAAAQEIEKLKLLAEGGQVDAATVQAAVADSARFDVFGLIDAALNGEAAHTLRTLEGLRGEGVEPPVILWALARELRLLAGLAQQYSQGVPLEKAFAAARPPIWDKRRPLVSRALQRHPASRWNQMLQDAQRIDAQIKGQAQGDPWNGLARLSLLLAGQRLPLAPE, from the coding sequence ATGAAGCTCAACCCCGCCCAACTGGGCAAGCACCTGCAAGGTTCCCTGGCCCCGGTCTACGTAGTCAGCGGCGACGAGCCCCTGCTCTGCCAGGAAGCCTGCGACGCGATCCGCGCCGCCACCCGCGCCCGGGACTTCAGTGAACGCCAGGTCTTCAACGCCGAGGCCAACTTCGACTGGGGCCAGCTCCTGGAGGCTGGCGCCAGCCTTTCGCTGTTCGCCGAGAAGCGCCTGCTGGAAGTGCGCCTGCCGTCGGGAAAACCAGGGGACAAGGGTGCCGCCGCGCTGATGGAGTACCTCGCGCGACCACCGGAAGACACCGTGCTGCTGCTGACCCTGCCCAAGCTGGACGGCAGCACCCAGAAGACCAAATGGGCCAAGGCCCTGATCGATGGCGCGGATGCCCAGTTCATCCAGATCTGGCCGATCGAGGCCCACAACCTGCCCCAGTGGATACGCCAGCGCCTGTCCCAGGCGGGCCTCGCCGCCAACCAGGAAGCCGTGGACCTGATCGCCGCGCGGGTGGAGGGCAACCTCCTGGCTGCGGCCCAGGAAATCGAAAAGCTCAAATTGCTCGCCGAAGGCGGCCAGGTGGATGCGGCCACCGTCCAGGCCGCCGTGGCCGACAGTGCGCGCTTCGACGTTTTCGGGCTGATCGATGCGGCCCTGAACGGCGAGGCCGCCCATACCCTGCGCACCCTGGAAGGCCTGCGCGGCGAAGGCGTCGAGCCGCCGGTGATCCTCTGGGCGCTGGCCCGTGAACTGCGCCTGCTGGCCGGACTGGCCCAGCAGTACAGCCAGGGCGTCCCCCTCGAAAAAGCCTTCGCCGCCGCCCGTCCACCGATCTGGGACAAGCGACGCCCCCTGGTCAGCCGCGCCCTGCAGCGTCATCCGGCGTCCCGCTGGAACCAGATGCTGCAGGACGCCCAGCGCATCGACGCCCAGATCAAGGGCCAGGCCCAGGGCGACCCCTGGAACGGCCTCGCACGCCTCTCGCTGCTGCTGGCCGGTCAACGACTGCCGCTGGCTCCGGAGTGA
- a CDS encoding LPS-assembly lipoprotein LptE, giving the protein MMKRNLLVLGLTALLSACGFHLRGTGDADFALTELDVTARNQYGDTVKAVREALEDSEVKVHAGAPYTLVLAREDESQRTASYTTSARSAEFELTQTLDYEIRGAQNLLLMADKLTVQKYYVHDSNNLIGSDQEAAQLRQEMRQEMVQQMIMRLQLITPTQLDLLQQTAEAKARAEAEALEAARKAEEAQQPQQSPLQLPIQ; this is encoded by the coding sequence ATGATGAAACGGAATCTGCTGGTCCTTGGCCTTACCGCGCTGCTCAGTGCGTGCGGCTTCCACCTGCGCGGTACCGGCGACGCCGACTTCGCCCTGACCGAACTGGACGTGACCGCCCGTAACCAGTACGGGGATACCGTCAAGGCCGTGCGTGAAGCGCTGGAAGACAGCGAAGTCAAGGTGCATGCCGGCGCGCCCTACACCCTGGTACTGGCCCGCGAGGACGAGTCCCAGCGCACCGCGTCCTACACCACCTCGGCCCGCAGCGCCGAATTCGAGTTGACCCAGACCCTCGACTACGAGATCCGCGGCGCCCAGAACCTGCTGTTGATGGCCGACAAGCTGACCGTCCAGAAATACTACGTGCATGACAGCAACAACCTGATCGGCTCCGACCAGGAAGCGGCCCAGCTGCGCCAGGAAATGCGCCAGGAAATGGTCCAGCAGATGATCATGCGCCTGCAGCTGATCACCCCGACCCAACTGGACCTGCTCCAGCAGACCGCCGAAGCCAAGGCCCGGGCCGAGGCCGAAGCCCTGGAGGCGGCGCGCAAGGCCGAAGAGGCCCAGCAACCGCAGCAATCGCCGCTGCAACTGCCCATCCAGTGA
- the leuS gene encoding leucine--tRNA ligase — protein MHEQYQPREIEAAAQAHWDAHKSFEVSEQPGKDTFYCLSMFPYPSGKLHMGHVRNYTIGDVIARYQRMQGKNVLQPMGWDAFGMPAENAAMKNKVAPAKWTYENIDYMKTQLKSLGLAIDWSREVTTCKPDYYRWEQWLFTRLFEKGVIYRKNGTVNWDPVDQTVLANEQVIDGRGWRSGALVEKREIPMYYFKITAYADELLSSLDDLPGWPEQVKTMQRNWIGKSRGMEVSFPYDPASIGQDGALKVFTTRPDTLLGATYVAVAAEHPLATLAVQRLPADKAAELQAFIDECKRGGVAEADIATQEKKGLPTPLFVEHPITGDKLPVWVANYVLMNYGEGAVMAVPAHDERDFAFAHKYDLPVKPVIRTAAGDETPAPWQDAYGEHGQLINSGEFDGLDFQGAFDAIEAALQKKGLGQSRTQFRLRDWGISRQRYWGCPIPIIHCPSCGDVPVPEDQLPVVLPEDVVPDGAGSPLAKMPEFYECSCPKCGSAAKRETDTMDTFVESSWYFARYASPTYDKGMVDPAAANHWLPVDQYIGGIEHAILHLLYARFFHKLMRDEGLVSSDEPFKNLLTQGMVVAETYYRMASNGGKDWFNPADVEVERDAKAKVIGARLKTDGLPVEIGGTEKMSKSKNNGVDPQAMIDAYGADTCRLFMMFASPPDMSLEWSDAGVEGASRFLRRVWRLAQAHVNAGLPGPLDTSALTDAQKEVRRAIHLAIRQASQDIGQHHKFNTAIAAVMTLMNVLEKAPQTDAQDRALLQEGLEVVALLLAPITPHICHEIWRGLGHAGAVIDATWPTVDESALVQDTLQLVVQVNGKLRGHIDVPADASREAVEATARANENVLRFTDGLTIRKVIVVPGKLVNIVAN, from the coding sequence ATGCACGAACAGTATCAGCCCCGCGAAATCGAAGCCGCCGCGCAAGCCCACTGGGACGCGCATAAATCCTTTGAAGTGAGTGAGCAGCCCGGCAAGGACACCTTCTATTGCCTGTCGATGTTCCCCTACCCGAGCGGCAAGCTGCACATGGGGCACGTGCGCAACTACACCATCGGTGACGTGATCGCCCGCTACCAGCGCATGCAGGGCAAGAACGTCCTGCAGCCCATGGGCTGGGACGCCTTCGGCATGCCGGCGGAAAACGCCGCGATGAAGAACAAGGTCGCGCCCGCCAAGTGGACCTACGAGAACATCGACTACATGAAGACCCAGCTGAAGAGCCTGGGCCTTGCCATCGACTGGTCCCGTGAAGTCACCACCTGCAAGCCGGATTACTACCGCTGGGAGCAATGGCTGTTCACCCGCCTGTTCGAGAAGGGCGTGATCTACCGCAAGAACGGCACCGTGAACTGGGACCCGGTGGACCAGACCGTGCTAGCCAACGAGCAGGTGATCGACGGCCGTGGCTGGCGCTCCGGCGCGCTGGTGGAGAAGCGCGAGATCCCGATGTACTACTTCAAGATCACCGCCTACGCGGATGAACTCCTGAGCAGCCTCGACGACCTGCCCGGCTGGCCCGAACAGGTCAAGACCATGCAGCGCAACTGGATCGGCAAATCCCGCGGCATGGAAGTCAGCTTCCCCTACGACCCGGCCAGCATCGGCCAGGACGGCGCGCTGAAGGTCTTCACCACCCGCCCCGACACCCTGCTGGGCGCCACCTACGTCGCCGTCGCCGCCGAACACCCGCTGGCCACCCTGGCGGTGCAGCGACTGCCGGCCGACAAGGCCGCCGAGCTGCAGGCCTTCATCGACGAGTGCAAGCGCGGTGGCGTCGCCGAAGCCGACATCGCCACCCAGGAGAAGAAGGGCCTGCCCACCCCCCTGTTCGTCGAGCACCCCATCACCGGCGACAAGCTGCCGGTCTGGGTCGCCAACTACGTGCTGATGAACTACGGCGAAGGCGCGGTGATGGCCGTGCCGGCCCATGACGAGCGCGACTTCGCCTTCGCCCACAAGTACGACCTGCCGGTGAAGCCGGTGATCCGCACCGCCGCCGGTGACGAGACCCCCGCTCCGTGGCAGGACGCCTACGGCGAACACGGCCAGCTGATCAACTCCGGCGAATTCGACGGCCTGGACTTCCAGGGCGCCTTCGACGCCATCGAAGCCGCCCTGCAGAAAAAGGGCCTGGGCCAGTCCCGCACCCAGTTCCGCCTGCGTGACTGGGGCATCAGCCGCCAGCGCTACTGGGGCTGCCCGATCCCGATCATCCACTGCCCGTCCTGCGGCGACGTGCCGGTCCCCGAAGACCAGTTGCCCGTGGTTCTGCCGGAAGACGTGGTACCGGACGGCGCCGGCAGCCCGCTGGCGAAGATGCCCGAGTTCTACGAATGCAGCTGCCCGAAATGCGGCAGCGCGGCCAAGCGCGAAACCGACACCATGGACACCTTCGTGGAGAGTTCCTGGTACTTCGCCCGCTACGCCTCGCCCACCTACGACAAGGGCATGGTCGACCCGGCCGCGGCCAACCACTGGCTGCCGGTGGACCAGTACATCGGCGGCATCGAACACGCCATCCTGCACCTGCTCTACGCGCGCTTCTTCCACAAGCTGATGCGTGACGAGGGCCTGGTCAGCTCCGACGAACCCTTCAAGAACCTGCTGACCCAGGGCATGGTGGTGGCCGAAACCTACTACCGCATGGCCTCCAACGGCGGCAAGGACTGGTTCAATCCGGCCGATGTGGAAGTCGAGCGCGACGCCAAGGCCAAGGTCATCGGCGCACGCCTGAAGACCGACGGCCTGCCGGTGGAGATCGGCGGCACCGAGAAGATGTCCAAGTCGAAGAACAACGGCGTGGACCCGCAGGCCATGATCGACGCCTACGGCGCCGACACCTGCCGCCTGTTCATGATGTTCGCCTCGCCGCCGGACATGAGCCTGGAATGGTCCGACGCCGGCGTCGAAGGCGCCAGCCGCTTCCTCCGCCGCGTCTGGCGACTGGCCCAGGCCCATGTCAACGCCGGCCTGCCGGGCCCGCTGGACACCAGCGCCCTCACCGATGCCCAGAAGGAGGTGCGTCGCGCCATCCACCTGGCCATCAGGCAGGCCAGCCAGGATATTGGCCAGCACCACAAGTTCAACACCGCCATCGCCGCCGTGATGACCCTGATGAACGTGCTGGAGAAAGCGCCGCAAACCGACGCCCAGGACCGCGCCCTGCTGCAGGAAGGCCTGGAAGTCGTGGCCCTGCTGCTGGCCCCGATCACCCCGCACATCTGCCACGAGATCTGGCGTGGCCTGGGTCATGCAGGCGCCGTCATCGACGCCACCTGGCCGACGGTCGACGAAAGCGCGCTGGTGCAGGACACCCTGCAACTGGTGGTGCAGGTCAACGGCAAGCTGCGGGGCCACATCGACGTGCCCGCCGACGCCAGCCGCGAGGCCGTGGAAGCCACTGCCCGCGCCAACGAGAACGTGCTGCGCTTCACCGACGGCCTGACCATCCGCAAGGTCATCGTGGTGCCCGGCAAACTGGTCAACATCGTCGCCAACTGA
- a CDS encoding YdcF family protein: protein MPIRYILKQFILPPGSFLLLLLLAWWVRRRWPRLSFAGFVAGLVGLWLMSLPVVVEWSARVLEREPALAESEWPALASRVDAIVVLGGGRERDDPAWGEDQPASQALERLRYAARLARATGLPLLTTGGLHFGEPPSEAAIMAEVLQRDFGVAVRWQEGESRTTWENATYSARLLQPAGLRRVLLVTQASHMPRARWSFERAGFEVVTAPMGFLGVPNGRPLGGWLPEAKAVWQNGMLLNEAVGLFAYPLAYD from the coding sequence ATGCCGATTCGTTACATCCTCAAGCAATTCATCCTGCCGCCAGGCAGCTTCCTGCTCCTGCTGCTGCTCGCCTGGTGGGTACGCCGGCGCTGGCCGCGCCTGTCGTTCGCCGGTTTCGTCGCGGGTCTGGTCGGGCTCTGGCTGATGAGCCTGCCCGTGGTGGTGGAGTGGTCCGCCCGCGTCCTGGAGCGGGAGCCGGCGCTGGCCGAGTCGGAATGGCCGGCGCTGGCCTCGCGTGTCGACGCCATCGTGGTGCTGGGCGGCGGTCGCGAGCGGGACGATCCGGCGTGGGGCGAGGACCAGCCGGCCTCCCAGGCACTCGAGCGCCTGCGCTATGCCGCGCGCCTGGCACGGGCCACCGGCTTGCCGCTGCTCACCACGGGTGGGCTGCATTTCGGCGAGCCGCCGAGCGAGGCGGCGATCATGGCGGAGGTGCTGCAGCGGGACTTCGGCGTCGCGGTCCGCTGGCAGGAGGGGGAGAGCCGGACCACCTGGGAGAACGCCACCTACAGCGCCCGTCTGCTCCAGCCTGCGGGGTTGCGCCGGGTGCTGCTGGTGACCCAGGCGTCGCACATGCCCCGGGCCCGCTGGAGCTTCGAGCGGGCCGGATTCGAGGTGGTCACGGCGCCCATGGGGTTCCTCGGCGTACCCAATGGACGTCCCCTGGGAGGCTGGCTGCCGGAGGCCAAGGCGGTCTGGCAGAACGGGATGCTGCTGAACGAGGCGGTTGGCCTCTTCGCCTACCCGCTGGCCTACGACTGA
- the lnt gene encoding apolipoprotein N-acyltransferase has translation MNWISRPGWPGNLLALAAGALTPLAFAPFDAWPLELLSLALFYLGLRHLAPKAAFWRGWCYGLGLFLAGTSWIYVSIHDYGAASAPLATFLTVGFSAGVALFFALPAWLWARWLRRDEAALADTLAFAALWLAQEAFRGWFLTGFPWLYAGYSQLDGPLAGLAPVGGVWLLSFLLALTAALLVNLARLRVRPAFLGIGVVLLLAPWLIGPALKGHAWTQPAGAPLKVAAMQGNVEQNLKWDPAQLNAQLALYRDMTFAAQKADLIVWPETAVPVLKEFVEGYLGVMARYANDRQAALITGVPIRELNERGEKRYYNGITVVGQGEGTYLKQKLVPFGEYVPLQELLRGLIAFFDLPMSDFARGSSDQEPLLAKGYRIAPYICYEVVYPEFAASLAARSDILLTVSNDTWFGTSIGPLQHLQMAQMRALEAGRWMIRATNNGVTALIAPSGAISEQIPQFQQGVLYGEVLPMQGLTPYLQWRAWPLVILCGLLLAWALMASRIAKTV, from the coding sequence ATGAACTGGATCTCCCGCCCCGGCTGGCCGGGCAACCTGCTGGCACTGGCCGCCGGCGCCCTGACGCCCCTGGCATTCGCCCCCTTCGACGCCTGGCCCCTGGAACTGCTGTCGCTGGCGCTGTTCTACCTGGGCCTGCGGCACCTGGCGCCCAAAGCCGCCTTCTGGCGCGGCTGGTGCTACGGCCTCGGCCTGTTCCTCGCCGGCACCAGCTGGATCTACGTCAGCATCCACGACTACGGCGCCGCCTCGGCCCCGCTCGCGACCTTCCTCACCGTCGGCTTCAGCGCCGGCGTCGCCCTGTTCTTCGCCCTGCCCGCCTGGCTCTGGGCCCGCTGGCTGCGGCGCGACGAGGCGGCCCTGGCGGACACCCTGGCCTTCGCCGCCCTCTGGCTGGCCCAGGAGGCCTTCCGGGGCTGGTTCCTCACCGGTTTTCCCTGGCTCTACGCCGGCTACAGCCAACTGGACGGCCCCCTGGCGGGCCTCGCTCCGGTGGGCGGCGTCTGGCTGCTGTCCTTCCTCCTGGCGCTGACCGCCGCCCTGCTGGTGAACCTGGCGCGCCTGCGCGTGCGGCCCGCCTTCCTCGGCATCGGCGTCGTCCTTCTGCTGGCCCCCTGGCTGATCGGCCCGGCCCTCAAGGGCCATGCCTGGACCCAACCGGCCGGCGCTCCGCTAAAGGTGGCCGCCATGCAGGGCAACGTCGAGCAGAACCTGAAATGGGATCCGGCGCAGCTCAACGCCCAGTTGGCCCTGTACCGCGACATGACCTTCGCCGCGCAGAAGGCCGACCTGATCGTCTGGCCGGAGACCGCCGTGCCCGTGCTCAAGGAGTTCGTCGAGGGCTACCTGGGCGTCATGGCCCGCTACGCCAACGACCGGCAGGCCGCGCTGATCACCGGCGTGCCGATCCGCGAACTCAACGAACGGGGCGAGAAGCGCTACTACAACGGCATCACCGTCGTCGGCCAGGGCGAAGGCACCTACCTCAAGCAGAAGCTGGTGCCCTTCGGCGAATACGTGCCGCTGCAGGAGCTGTTGCGGGGACTGATCGCCTTCTTCGACCTGCCCATGTCCGACTTCGCGCGAGGCTCGTCAGACCAGGAACCACTCCTGGCCAAGGGCTACCGCATCGCCCCCTACATCTGCTACGAGGTGGTCTACCCCGAGTTCGCCGCCAGCCTGGCGGCCCGCAGCGACATCCTGCTGACCGTGTCCAACGACACCTGGTTCGGCACCTCCATCGGACCGCTGCAACACCTGCAGATGGCCCAGATGCGCGCACTGGAAGCCGGCCGCTGGATGATCCGCGCCACCAACAACGGCGTCACCGCCCTGATCGCCCCCTCCGGCGCCATCAGCGAGCAGATCCCGCAGTTCCAGCAGGGTGTTCTCTACGGCGAGGTGCTGCCGATGCAGGGCCTCACGCCCTACCTGCAATGGCGCGCCTGGCCCCTGGTGATCCTCTGCGGCCTGCTGCTCGCCTGGGCGCTGATGGCCAGCCGCATCGCCAAGACGGTGTGA
- a CDS encoding HlyC/CorC family transporter gives MSEDRSSNGHRSWLEKLTQAFAHEPKSRQELLELLREAHQNKLLDSEALSIVEGAIQVADLQVRDIMVPRSQMISIKANQTPKDFLPAIIDAAHSRYPVIGESLDDVMGILLAKDLLPLILQDSDQPFNIKDLLRPATFVPESKRLNVLLREFRANHNHMAVVIDEYGGVAGLVTIEDVLEQIVGDIEDEHDVEEDSYIKPLPSGDFIVKALTPVDAFNEFFETDFSEDEFDTVGGLVMGAFGHLPKRNETTDIGDFRFRVLNADSRRVHLLRLSPLSR, from the coding sequence ATGAGCGAAGATCGATCGAGCAACGGGCACAGGTCCTGGCTGGAAAAGCTGACCCAGGCCTTTGCCCATGAGCCGAAAAGCCGCCAGGAGCTCCTCGAGCTGCTGCGCGAGGCCCACCAGAACAAGCTGCTGGACAGCGAGGCGCTGTCCATCGTCGAGGGCGCCATCCAGGTCGCCGACCTGCAGGTACGCGACATCATGGTGCCGCGCTCGCAGATGATCAGCATCAAGGCCAACCAGACGCCGAAGGACTTCCTCCCGGCGATCATCGACGCCGCCCACTCCCGCTACCCGGTCATCGGCGAAAGCCTCGACGACGTCATGGGCATCCTGCTCGCCAAGGACCTGCTGCCACTGATCCTCCAGGACAGCGACCAGCCCTTCAACATCAAGGACCTGCTGCGGCCGGCCACCTTCGTTCCCGAGTCCAAGCGACTCAACGTGCTGCTGCGGGAGTTCCGCGCCAACCACAACCACATGGCCGTCGTGATCGACGAGTACGGCGGCGTGGCGGGCCTGGTGACCATCGAGGATGTGCTGGAGCAGATCGTCGGCGATATCGAGGACGAGCACGACGTCGAGGAAGACAGCTACATCAAGCCGCTGCCCAGTGGCGACTTCATCGTCAAGGCGCTGACCCCGGTGGATGCGTTCAACGAATTCTTCGAGACCGACTTCTCCGAGGACGAGTTCGACACCGTCGGCGGCCTGGTCATGGGCGCCTTCGGCCACCTGCCCAAGCGCAACGAGACCACCGATATCGGCGACTTCCGCTTCCGCGTGCTCAACGCCGACAGCCGTCGCGTCCACCTGCTGCGACTCTCGCCGCTGTCCCGCTGA
- the ybeY gene encoding rRNA maturation RNase YbeY, with protein MLELDLQLASTAQGLPSEADFRRWCELALRQRSADSELTIRLVDEPEGRELNRTWRHKDYATNVLSFPADVPEELLDIPLLGDLVICAPVVAREAAEQGKAVDAHWAHLVIHGCLHLLGYDHIEDEEAEEMEALERELLAELGHPDPYQDDEDQ; from the coding sequence ATGCTTGAACTCGACCTGCAACTCGCCAGCACGGCCCAGGGCCTGCCGAGCGAGGCGGACTTCCGCCGCTGGTGCGAACTGGCCCTGCGCCAGCGCAGCGCCGACTCCGAACTGACCATCCGCCTGGTGGACGAGCCCGAAGGGCGCGAACTGAACCGCACCTGGCGGCACAAGGACTACGCCACCAACGTCCTCTCCTTCCCCGCCGACGTGCCCGAGGAGCTGCTGGATATCCCGCTGCTCGGCGACCTGGTGATCTGCGCACCGGTGGTGGCGAGGGAGGCCGCGGAACAGGGCAAGGCGGTGGACGCCCATTGGGCGCACCTGGTGATACACGGCTGCCTCCACCTCCTGGGGTACGACCACATCGAGGATGAGGAAGCCGAGGAAATGGAAGCACTGGAACGGGAATTGCTGGCTGAACTTGGCCACCCCGACCCTTATCAAGACGACGAAGACCAATAA
- a CDS encoding PhoH family protein yields MNATLDLHRFTLEPFEARRFANLCGQFDEHLRLIEQGMGIEIRNRGNQFELVGDPQRTRSTENLLRRLYRETEAIELSPDMVHLFLRETGMDEASPRTEAVILRTRKGHIRPRGANQQNYVKSILDHDINFGIGPAGTGKTYLAVACAVDALEREQVRRILLVRPAVEAGEKLGFLPGDLSQKIDPYLRPLYDALYEMLGFDHVAKLIEKQVIEVAPLAYMRGRTLNNSFIILDESQNTTVEQMKMFLTRIGFGSTAVITGDITQIDLPRGTRSGLTHVIDVLRDVPGISFTHFKSQDVVRHPLVQRIVEAYDRFDNRQQATKAKPADNDPGALDDHA; encoded by the coding sequence TTGAACGCCACCCTGGATCTTCACCGCTTCACCCTGGAACCCTTTGAGGCTCGCCGCTTCGCCAACCTGTGCGGCCAATTCGACGAGCACCTGCGCCTGATCGAACAAGGCATGGGGATCGAAATCCGCAATCGCGGCAACCAGTTCGAACTGGTGGGCGACCCCCAGCGCACCCGCTCCACGGAAAACCTCCTGCGCCGCCTCTACCGCGAAACCGAAGCCATCGAGCTGTCGCCCGACATGGTCCACCTCTTCCTCCGGGAAACCGGCATGGACGAGGCCAGCCCGAGGACCGAGGCGGTGATCCTGCGTACCCGCAAGGGCCATATCCGGCCACGGGGCGCGAACCAGCAGAACTACGTGAAGTCGATCCTCGACCACGACATCAACTTCGGCATCGGCCCGGCGGGCACCGGCAAGACCTACCTGGCGGTGGCCTGCGCCGTGGACGCCCTGGAGCGCGAGCAGGTGCGCCGCATCCTGCTGGTCCGCCCGGCGGTGGAAGCGGGCGAAAAGCTCGGTTTCCTGCCCGGCGACCTCTCCCAGAAGATCGACCCCTACCTGCGCCCGCTCTACGACGCGCTCTACGAAATGCTCGGCTTCGACCACGTGGCCAAGCTGATCGAGAAACAGGTGATCGAAGTGGCCCCGCTGGCCTACATGCGCGGACGCACCCTTAACAACAGCTTCATCATTCTCGACGAGAGTCAGAACACCACCGTCGAGCAGATGAAGATGTTCCTCACCCGTATCGGCTTCGGCTCCACCGCCGTGATCACCGGCGACATCACCCAGATCGACCTGCCCCGTGGCACCCGATCCGGCCTGACCCATGTGATCGACGTGCTGCGTGACGTGCCGGGCATCAGTTTCACCCACTTCAAGTCCCAGGACGTCGTGCGCCATCCGCTGGTGCAGCGCATCGTGGAAGCCTACGACCGCTTCGACAACCGCCAGCAGGCGACCAAGGCCAAGCCGGCCGACAATGACCCGGGTGCCCTGGACGACCATGCTTGA